From one Burkholderia latens genomic stretch:
- the pcaH gene encoding protocatechuate 3,4-dioxygenase subunit beta, with the protein MDSPTILTPRDWPSHPAYVHPEYRSSVKRGPTRPLIPLKEKLRDQYAPVYGAEDLGALDHDLTKNAVKNGEPLGERIVVTGRVLDEGGKPVRNTLVEVWQANAAGRYVHKVDQHDAPLDPNFLGAGRCLTDDEGRYRFLTIKPGAYPWGNHPNAWRPNHIHFSLFGDYFGSRLVTQMYFPGDPLLAYDPIFQGTPEQARDRLISRFSMDITEEGYALGYEFDIVLRGRDATPMER; encoded by the coding sequence ATGGATTCCCCAACGATCCTCACGCCGCGCGACTGGCCGTCGCATCCGGCTTATGTTCATCCCGAATACCGTTCGTCCGTGAAACGCGGCCCGACCCGTCCGCTGATTCCGCTGAAGGAAAAGCTGCGTGACCAGTACGCGCCCGTCTACGGCGCCGAAGATCTCGGCGCGCTCGATCACGACCTGACCAAAAACGCGGTGAAGAACGGCGAGCCGCTCGGCGAGCGCATCGTCGTCACCGGCCGCGTGCTCGACGAAGGCGGCAAGCCCGTGCGCAACACGCTCGTCGAGGTGTGGCAGGCCAACGCGGCCGGCCGCTACGTGCACAAGGTCGACCAGCATGACGCCCCGCTCGATCCGAACTTCCTCGGCGCGGGCCGCTGCCTGACCGACGACGAAGGCCGCTACCGCTTCCTGACGATCAAGCCCGGCGCGTATCCGTGGGGCAATCATCCGAACGCGTGGCGCCCGAATCACATCCATTTCTCGCTGTTCGGCGACTACTTCGGCTCGCGCCTCGTCACGCAGATGTATTTCCCCGGCGATCCGCTGCTCGCGTACGACCCGATCTTCCAGGGCACGCCTGAACAAGCGCGCGACCGGCTGATTTCGCGCTTCTCGATGGACATCACCGAAGAAGGCTATGCGCTCGGCTACGAATTCGACATCGTGCTGCGCGGCCGCGACGCTACCCCGATGGAGCGCTGA
- the pcaQ gene encoding pca operon transcription factor PcaQ → MNNRIADGRVKFRHLQCFLAVAQLGGVQKAAESLSITQPAVSKTIAELESILGVKLFERGRHGAQPTREAQLFIPHANACVLALRQGVGLLAREGGAAAATLEIGMLPTVAASLAPALMKALTARWPRVVVRIATAANTELMERLKAGAIECAIGRLSEPERMIGLAFEQLYNEPLVAVVRAGHPLLESVAPAAELARYPVVLPPFGTLIRQSAEQLLGACGAPPLDSFIEVLSVSVARALALENDAVWFVPLYAAEYDLSAGALARLPLPSAGTDEPVGLVLRTDAQPSPVARTLIDAVREIAHARFGDVRSTRPPRGTRKPARRGG, encoded by the coding sequence ATGAACAACCGTATCGCGGACGGCCGCGTCAAATTCCGCCATCTGCAGTGTTTTCTCGCCGTCGCTCAACTCGGCGGCGTGCAGAAGGCGGCCGAAAGCCTGTCGATCACGCAGCCGGCGGTGTCGAAGACGATCGCCGAGCTCGAGTCGATCCTCGGCGTGAAATTGTTCGAGCGCGGGCGGCACGGCGCGCAGCCGACCCGCGAAGCGCAGCTGTTCATCCCGCACGCGAACGCATGCGTGCTGGCGCTGCGGCAGGGCGTCGGGCTGCTCGCGCGCGAAGGCGGCGCGGCCGCCGCGACGCTCGAAATCGGCATGCTGCCGACTGTGGCGGCGTCGCTCGCGCCCGCGCTGATGAAGGCGTTGACCGCACGCTGGCCGCGCGTCGTCGTGCGGATCGCGACGGCGGCGAACACCGAGCTGATGGAGCGCCTGAAGGCGGGAGCAATCGAATGCGCGATCGGGCGTCTGTCGGAACCGGAGCGAATGATCGGGCTCGCGTTCGAGCAGTTGTACAACGAGCCGCTCGTTGCGGTCGTGCGCGCCGGGCATCCGCTGCTGGAGAGTGTTGCGCCGGCCGCCGAACTCGCGCGCTATCCGGTCGTGCTGCCGCCGTTCGGCACGCTGATCCGGCAGTCCGCCGAGCAACTGCTCGGCGCGTGCGGGGCGCCGCCCCTGGACTCGTTCATCGAGGTGCTGTCGGTGTCGGTCGCGCGCGCGCTCGCGCTCGAGAACGACGCGGTGTGGTTCGTGCCGCTCTATGCGGCCGAATACGATTTGTCGGCCGGCGCGCTCGCGCGCCTGCCGCTGCCGTCGGCGGGCACCGACGAGCCGGTCGGGCTCGTATTGCGCACCGATGCGCAGCCTTCGCCCGTCGCGCGGACGCTGATCGACGCCGTACGCGAGATCGCGCACGCGCGATTTGGCGACGTGCGCTCGACGCGGCCGCCGCGCGGCACGCGCAAGCCTGCTCGCCGCGGCGGTTGA
- a CDS encoding type II toxin-antitoxin system RelE/ParE family toxin: MVRQQIQITLAVRFFRTASGSEPVREWLNALGQVERRTIGEEIKTVQLGWPLGMPLVRKMSKDLWEIRVTLPTRNARVLFTVVGNTMVLLHAFFKQSPATPSDALDVSVALLKTLARAI, from the coding sequence ATGGTGAGACAGCAGATTCAGATCACGCTCGCCGTGCGGTTCTTCCGCACGGCGAGCGGCAGCGAGCCGGTGCGCGAATGGCTCAATGCGCTCGGGCAGGTCGAGCGCAGGACGATAGGCGAAGAGATCAAGACCGTTCAACTGGGCTGGCCGCTCGGCATGCCGCTGGTCCGGAAGATGTCGAAGGATCTGTGGGAGATCCGCGTGACGTTGCCGACGCGCAATGCGCGCGTGCTGTTCACCGTGGTCGGCAACACGATGGTGTTGCTGCATGCGTTTTTCAAGCAGTCGCCGGCGACGCCGTCCGACGCTCTCGACGTCAGCGTCGCCCTGCTGAAAACGCTCGCTCGCGCCATCTGA
- a CDS encoding XRE family transcriptional regulator, with translation MTTTNNPHIGSDFDTFLDDDGHLEAATATAIKRVIAWQIGQEMKAQHITKTAMAARMKTSRAALNRLLDETDTSLTLATLASAATALGKRLSFELVPA, from the coding sequence ATGACGACCACGAACAACCCGCATATCGGCAGCGACTTCGACACCTTCCTCGATGACGACGGCCACCTGGAGGCGGCCACCGCCACCGCGATCAAGCGCGTGATCGCGTGGCAGATCGGTCAGGAAATGAAGGCGCAGCACATCACCAAAACCGCGATGGCCGCACGGATGAAGACCAGCCGCGCCGCGCTGAACCGGCTGCTAGACGAAACCGACACGAGCCTCACGCTCGCGACGCTCGCGAGCGCGGCCACTGCGCTCGGCAAGCGGCTCAGTTTCGAGCTGGTGCCGGCCTGA